A section of the Mycoplasmopsis synoviae ATCC 25204 genome encodes:
- a CDS encoding DUF3899 domain-containing protein, which translates to MWKKLSLYLKREIKSKYFILVFLTYLICYALALGFFLLINEFSLKQKNSLIDVFTTVSVIFTAVLLLILIFRFGFLKNLFTFFKKNHENTKKLRQEYKSKKLSYEEKQAYKYLNQQKEAKKPKVKTSNFPFVFIALLSLIITIIVAIISFNL; encoded by the coding sequence ATGTGAAAAAAACTTAGCCTTTATTTAAAAAGAGAAATAAAATCAAAATATTTTATTTTAGTTTTTTTAACGTATTTAATCTGCTACGCGCTAGCACTTGGATTTTTTCTTTTAATTAATGAATTTTCGCTAAAGCAAAAAAATTCATTAATAGATGTATTTACTACCGTTAGCGTTATATTTACGGCCGTTTTGCTTTTAATACTAATATTTAGATTTGGTTTTTTAAAAAATTTATTTACTTTTTTTAAGAAAAACCATGAAAATACCAAAAAGCTTCGCCAAGAATATAAAAGCAAAAAGCTTTCATACGAAGAAAAACAAGCTTATAAATATTTAAACCAGCAAAAAGAGGCTAAAAAACCTAAAGTAAAAACAAGTAATTTCCCATTTGTTTTTATCGCACTTCTTTCGCTAATTATTACCATTATAGTGGCTATAATTAGCTTTAACTTATAA
- a CDS encoding ATP-binding cassette domain-containing protein translates to MKAKTQENSKKILEISNLKKYFLNKNSVNKAVDNVSFSVSEGEIVGLIGESGSGKTSVARTITRFYENYNGFVTLDSKIISGNKISKKRLKHMRRNMQMIFQDPMASVNGQNNVYSILKEPLVVNGVIQEKVKRVLKSWKQVKKNYFYTFLELAKKLELEDKALINSLFEPFYTKWSNKFQELTDEDLNLEDLYNSFVAYLEEKNKIYSELINNLYSLSNQLIEKFEEKVKAFEEDKMDTDKTRLKLALDNYNKEKKLNRKNKAYFASLDTFKNTFKEFKDSFNNKKETKAIGKSILDSLLSEVKNEAKLAKNSALSSANLKEYDFYIHLNQVYKFLYKLVKSNYAKLMYFDFETGKTFRDNLLNYATTYFVSKFSDSSSWTNEKFKENFKFSLDEYLNNSQKNKKQIDKDFAQNVKTFKSSLKKTFKNFFLKPDKNPEKLAKAKKNYEEAQQNFDKELAKYIEKFELKIQRIKEKIKHQDSLSDSLKKVEKDLDSKFKELNAKYVELYKKQRILPLETKKNKTPSEARSLKNAKVELSAQESLVKERLKSSKAFNLEQKYLNIDIDNINLLLGISKLDVFIKKHPYLEALNWLLYPYKVLKIRALYIKSTIYKALEDVGLLKQFAYRYPHEFSGGQLQRIVIARALIINPKIIVADEPIASLDISIQAQIVNLLKDLCKKKNIGIIFIAHDLSMVEYIADKVQIMHLGKIVESGKTEKVYTSPLHPYTNTLFQSIPKISNANEKFQEISFDTKYLEEQKFPNATFLKEVEDNHYLFGTESQINKWSKKLKNVKKT, encoded by the coding sequence ATGAAAGCCAAAACACAAGAAAATAGTAAAAAAATTCTTGAGATTTCAAATTTAAAAAAATATTTTCTAAATAAAAACTCAGTCAATAAAGCTGTTGATAACGTTTCTTTTAGTGTATCTGAAGGTGAAATAGTAGGACTAATCGGTGAATCTGGTTCAGGAAAAACTTCCGTAGCTAGAACCATAACAAGGTTTTACGAAAACTATAATGGTTTTGTTACCCTAGATTCAAAAATTATTTCCGGAAATAAAATCTCTAAAAAACGTCTTAAACACATGCGTAGAAACATGCAAATGATCTTTCAAGATCCAATGGCATCAGTTAACGGGCAAAATAACGTTTATAGTATTTTAAAAGAGCCGCTAGTAGTTAATGGCGTTATCCAAGAAAAAGTTAAAAGAGTTTTAAAATCTTGAAAACAAGTAAAAAAGAATTACTTTTATACTTTTTTAGAACTAGCTAAAAAACTAGAACTAGAAGATAAAGCTTTAATTAATTCACTTTTTGAACCGTTTTATACAAAATGAAGTAATAAATTTCAAGAGCTAACCGATGAAGATTTAAATTTAGAAGATTTATATAACTCATTTGTTGCTTATCTTGAAGAAAAAAATAAAATCTATTCAGAGCTTATTAATAACTTATATTCACTTTCAAATCAATTAATTGAAAAATTTGAAGAAAAAGTTAAAGCCTTCGAAGAAGATAAAATGGATACCGATAAAACTAGGCTAAAGCTAGCGCTAGATAATTACAATAAAGAAAAAAAACTAAATAGAAAAAATAAAGCTTACTTTGCTTCTTTAGATACATTCAAAAATACTTTTAAAGAATTTAAAGATTCTTTTAATAACAAAAAAGAAACTAAAGCAATTGGAAAAAGCATACTTGATTCACTTTTATCAGAGGTCAAAAACGAAGCAAAGCTTGCTAAAAACTCAGCGCTGTCAAGTGCTAATTTAAAAGAATATGACTTTTATATTCACTTAAACCAAGTTTATAAATTCTTATATAAATTAGTTAAAAGCAATTACGCTAAGTTAATGTATTTTGACTTTGAAACTGGTAAAACTTTTAGAGACAATCTTTTAAATTATGCAACTACTTATTTTGTTTCTAAATTTAGCGATTCTTCATCATGAACAAATGAAAAATTTAAAGAAAACTTCAAATTTAGTTTAGATGAGTATTTAAATAATTCACAAAAAAATAAAAAGCAAATCGATAAAGACTTTGCACAAAACGTAAAAACTTTTAAATCAAGCCTTAAAAAAACTTTTAAAAACTTCTTTTTAAAACCTGATAAAAATCCAGAAAAACTTGCAAAAGCAAAGAAAAACTACGAAGAAGCTCAACAAAACTTTGACAAAGAACTTGCTAAATACATTGAAAAATTTGAATTAAAAATTCAAAGAATTAAAGAAAAAATCAAACACCAAGACTCTCTTAGTGATTCGCTTAAAAAAGTAGAAAAAGACCTAGACTCTAAATTTAAAGAGTTAAATGCAAAATACGTAGAGTTATACAAAAAACAAAGAATTTTACCACTTGAAACTAAAAAAAATAAAACCCCAAGCGAAGCTAGAAGTCTTAAAAACGCAAAAGTAGAACTTAGCGCTCAAGAGTCTTTAGTTAAAGAAAGACTAAAATCATCTAAAGCCTTTAACTTAGAGCAAAAATATCTAAATATAGATATCGATAATATAAACCTTCTTCTTGGAATTTCAAAGCTTGATGTATTTATCAAAAAACATCCTTATCTAGAAGCGTTAAATTGACTTTTATATCCATATAAAGTACTTAAAATTAGAGCGCTTTACATTAAATCAACAATTTATAAAGCACTAGAAGACGTAGGATTATTAAAACAATTCGCTTATAGATATCCACATGAATTTTCAGGCGGGCAGCTTCAAAGAATAGTAATCGCTCGTGCTTTAATTATTAATCCTAAAATAATAGTAGCCGATGAGCCTATCGCATCTTTAGATATTTCAATTCAAGCCCAAATAGTTAATCTTTTAAAAGATTTATGTAAAAAGAAAAATATCGGAATAATTTTTATTGCCCACGATTTATCAATGGTTGAATATATTGCCGATAAAGTGCAAATAATGCACCTTGGGAAAATTGTAGAAAGCGGAAAAACCGAAAAAGTTTATACGTCTCCGCTGCATCCATATACCAATACTTTATTTCAATCTATTCCTAAAATATCAAATGCTAATGAAAAATTTCAAGAAATATCATTTGATACTAAATACTTAGAGGAACAAAAATTCCCTAATGCTACATTTTTAAAAGAAGTTGAAGATAATCACTATTTATTTGGAACAGAATCACAAATAAATAAATGAAGTAAAAAACTTAAAAATGTGAAAAAAACTTAG
- a CDS encoding ABC transporter ATP-binding protein, producing the protein MNTKKQLLKARNLKVSFKLKKKNFLNIVRGVDLDIYPGEIVGLVGESGSGKSVTSKALLSINENAFMSAKELWIDDINLLDLNKESKWVKIRGQKIGYIPQDPLTSLNPTRKIGKQLLDSLNQNSEWKTKPLAEKKEYLIGLLKKFGIRNAEQVFEMYPHLLSGGMKQRIVITMVVALKPLLIVADEPTTALDPTVQASVLKLFEDICREMKISIILISHNISVIAKVCDYIYVMYAGKIVEKGLKEEIFTDPKHPYTWALISAIPENKEQRLYSIKGTPPDMSNLPVGDAFAPRNEYALEIDFLKEPPLFEVTKTHYAASWLLHPDSPKVELSKELAARLKNFRKVFKNESQNTRK; encoded by the coding sequence ATGAACACTAAAAAACAACTTCTTAAAGCTAGAAATTTAAAAGTAAGTTTTAAACTTAAAAAGAAAAATTTCTTAAACATCGTTAGAGGTGTTGATTTAGATATCTACCCTGGTGAAATAGTAGGACTAGTAGGTGAATCTGGTTCAGGAAAATCTGTTACTTCAAAAGCTCTTCTTTCAATTAACGAAAACGCTTTCATGAGCGCTAAAGAGCTTTGAATTGATGATATTAATTTACTTGATCTAAACAAAGAAAGCAAGTGAGTAAAAATTAGAGGACAAAAAATCGGTTACATCCCACAAGATCCTCTAACTTCACTTAATCCTACTCGTAAAATCGGTAAGCAACTTCTTGATTCTCTAAATCAAAATAGCGAATGAAAAACAAAACCGCTTGCAGAAAAAAAAGAGTATCTAATAGGTCTTCTGAAAAAATTTGGAATTAGAAATGCTGAGCAAGTATTTGAAATGTATCCACATCTTCTTTCAGGAGGAATGAAACAAAGAATAGTAATCACTATGGTAGTAGCTTTAAAGCCTCTACTTATAGTAGCCGACGAGCCAACTACTGCGTTAGATCCTACCGTTCAAGCATCGGTTTTAAAACTATTTGAAGATATATGTCGTGAAATGAAAATTTCTATAATTTTAATTTCTCATAACATTTCAGTTATTGCTAAAGTCTGCGATTATATCTATGTAATGTACGCTGGAAAAATTGTTGAAAAAGGACTTAAAGAAGAAATTTTTACCGATCCAAAACATCCATATACATGAGCGCTTATTTCTGCAATTCCTGAAAATAAAGAGCAAAGGCTATATTCAATAAAAGGAACTCCACCAGATATGTCTAATCTTCCGGTTGGAGATGCATTTGCGCCTCGCAATGAATATGCTTTAGAAATAGATTTCTTAAAAGAACCGCCTTTATTTGAAGTTACTAAAACTCATTATGCTGCATCATGACTACTTCACCCTGATTCACCAAAAGTAGAACTTTCAAAAGAATTAGCAGCCAGACTTAAAAATTTTAGAAAGGTATTTAAAAATGAAAGCCAAAACACAAGAAAATAG